A stretch of Malus sylvestris chromosome 11, drMalSylv7.2, whole genome shotgun sequence DNA encodes these proteins:
- the LOC126588478 gene encoding probable carboxylesterase 18 — MHANTDGKSKMAQNPPTSPNLTCKVRLLLSILTIVIDATRRSNGTVNRRLISLFDFKASHSNKPNDPVKTSDVMVDPSRNLWFRLYIPTTTDVAAKLPLVIYFHGGGFVFFCANSQPYNDLCKRLATELPAVVTSVNYRHAPEHRYPSQYEDGFDVLKFIDTTRIEGLDLNKVDITRCFLAGDSAGGNLAHHVAIKASNHEFCQMRVMGLIAIQPFFGGKERTESETRLAKKGLAITLEQTDWYWKAFLPEGSDRDHAVANVFGPESRCVLGVKFPATIVFVGGFDPLKDWQKIYYQGLMKNRIQAYLIEYPNSFHGFYAFPELKESSFFIKEVKDFIDKQSTCQ, encoded by the coding sequence ATGCATGCAAACACCGACGGAAAGAGCAAGATGGCCCAAAACCCGCCCACATCGCCCAACCTTACATGCAAGGTCCGTCTCTTACTCTCCATCCTCACCATAGTCATCGACGCCACTCGCCGCTCCAACGGCACTGTCAACCGCCGTCTTATCAGCCTCTTCGACTTTAAAGCTTCGCATTCAAACAAACCCAACGACCCTGTCAAAACCTCCGACGTAATGGTGGACCCCTCTCGCAACCTCTGGTTCCGCCTCTACATCCCTACCACCACCGACGTTGCCGCCAAACTACCACTCGTTATCTACTTCCACGGTGGTGGATTCGTGTTCTTTTGTGCCAACTCACAACCCTACAACGACCTCTGCAAACGCCTCGCCACCGAACTCCCCGCAGTAGTCACCTCAGTCAACTACCGCCATGCGCCGGAGCATCGGTATCCCTCCCAATACGAAGACGGCTTCGACGTCCTCAAATTCATTGACACAACAAGAATTGAAGGCCTTGATCTTAACAAGGTTGACATCACCAGGTGTTTCCTCGCCGGAGACAGCGCTGGCGGCAACCTGGCCCACCACGTGGCAATCAAGGCGAGTAACCATGAGTTTTGCCAGATGAGGGTGATGGGACTAATAGCGATACAGCCATTTTTTGGCGGGAAAGAAAGGACCGAATCGGAAACAAGGCTTGCAAAAAAGGGCTTGGCGATTACTTTGGAGCAGACTGACTGGTATTGGAAGGCGTTTTTGCCGGAGGGGTCGGATAGGGACCACGCGGTGGCGAACGTGTTCGGACCAGAATCACGCTGTGTCTTGGGGGTGAAGTTTCCGGCGACGATAGTTTTCGTGGGAGGTTTTGATCCGTTAAAGGACTGGCAAAAGATATACTACCAGGGGTTGATGAAGAACAGGATACAAGCTTACTTGATCGAGTACCCGAATTCATTTCATGGATTTTACGCGTTTCCTGAGCTCAAAGAGTCATCTTTTTTTATTAAGGAGGTGAAGGATTTCATTGACAAGCAATCTACTTGTCAATAA